The following are encoded together in the Candidatus Tumulicola sp. genome:
- the ftsW gene encoding putative lipid II flippase FtsW, with the protein MRNTASKPRPRIVQSTKSDRAPLRSYVAARPDAVLFAVVATLVAIGLVMIFSASSATAYAEHADIAYYVKRQLIWLVVGIVAAFFAYRMDLLKLKRAAPYLLVASVFALALVFVPHIGFVVNGGRRWIGFSSLSFEPSEFAKLALVVYLSAVLSTRGEHITSLPRGLFPLFAPVLVIAVLVLKEPDMGTASLLVFTAFALFFAAGARIAHLIAVAAVTLPIAALTVVASPYRRARVFAFLDPWKDPQNTGFHIVQSLLALGSGGLFGMGLGASRAKFFYLPEQYTDFIFSVLGEELGLIGAIVVVVLFCTLTYRAIRIALASPDRFGFFLACGFGAMIAIQAFINIGVVTSSWPVTGVPLPFISFGGSSLVVNLVAVALIANVGRHRRLRAGT; encoded by the coding sequence GTGCGTAATACTGCATCTAAGCCGCGTCCGCGGATCGTGCAGTCGACCAAAAGCGATCGCGCTCCGTTGCGCTCGTATGTGGCGGCGCGGCCCGACGCCGTGCTGTTTGCGGTCGTCGCGACGCTCGTGGCGATCGGGCTCGTCATGATTTTCTCTGCTTCGAGCGCGACTGCGTATGCCGAGCACGCCGATATCGCCTACTACGTGAAGCGCCAGCTCATATGGCTCGTGGTCGGTATCGTCGCGGCATTTTTCGCCTATCGCATGGACTTGCTCAAGCTCAAACGGGCGGCGCCGTACTTGCTGGTGGCGTCGGTGTTCGCGTTGGCGTTGGTGTTCGTGCCGCATATCGGCTTCGTCGTGAACGGCGGGCGTCGCTGGATCGGCTTTTCATCGCTGAGCTTCGAACCGTCGGAATTTGCCAAGCTCGCGCTCGTCGTCTATCTATCGGCAGTGCTATCGACCCGAGGCGAACATATCACGTCGTTGCCGCGCGGACTCTTTCCATTGTTCGCGCCGGTGCTGGTTATAGCGGTTCTCGTGCTAAAGGAGCCCGATATGGGCACCGCGAGCCTGCTCGTGTTTACCGCCTTCGCGCTGTTCTTTGCGGCCGGCGCGCGTATCGCACATCTCATCGCTGTCGCCGCGGTGACGCTGCCGATCGCAGCGTTGACGGTCGTGGCGAGCCCGTACCGGCGGGCGCGCGTCTTCGCGTTCTTGGATCCGTGGAAAGACCCGCAGAACACCGGCTTTCACATCGTGCAATCGTTGCTCGCACTGGGAAGCGGCGGTTTGTTCGGCATGGGCCTCGGCGCGTCGCGAGCCAAATTTTTCTATCTGCCCGAGCAATATACCGACTTCATCTTCTCGGTGCTGGGCGAAGAACTGGGCCTGATCGGCGCGATCGTCGTGGTCGTGTTGTTCTGCACCCTGACGTACCGCGCGATTCGCATCGCACTGGCATCACCCGACCGGTTCGGCTTTTTCTTGGCGTGCGGTTTCGGCGCGATGATCGCGATCCAAGCCTTCATCAATATCGGCGTCGTCACATCGTCATGGCCGGTGACCGGCGTGCCGCTGCCGTTCATCTCGTTCGGTGGAAGCTCGCTTGTGGTGAATCTGGTGGCCGTCGCGCTGATCGCGAACGTCGGGCGGCACCGGCGCCTGCGCGCCGGAACGTAA
- the murD gene encoding UDP-N-acetylmuramoyl-L-alanine--D-glutamate ligase — protein MMAFEGRRVLVIGLGRSGRASVSALLAHGATVVATDEQQPERLSEAISGITSQGARFESPGELRGRLEGFEMAVLSPGIPQTAAVVASVAASGVPIIGEVELAYRLRRAPIVAVTGTKGKSTTTALIGHLLNACGLRARVGGNIGNALVGEVDAPGEYEWIVAELSSFQLETVTTFHARVAVLLNIAPDHLDRYSSMDDYARAKYNVFARQDARDWFVGNVGDARVAGLRGNDELRARQLWFTLSDSLEGAGMCVRDGMLIFSPGDGRQSTAVARASSMPLPGAHNVQNAMAALLAAIAAGCDPVRAGSALATFGGLHHRLERIVERAGVAYVDDSKSTTPHSTIAALRSFSQPIVLIAGGRAKGGDFDELGREIHDRVKALIPIGEAGPQIARASGLHAAQAASMRDAVERACDAAAPGDVVLLSPACASFDMFASAEDRGERFAEAVAGLGERARA, from the coding sequence ATGATGGCGTTCGAGGGCCGGCGCGTACTGGTGATCGGTTTGGGACGGAGCGGTCGCGCCAGCGTTTCGGCGCTGCTCGCGCACGGTGCGACGGTCGTCGCGACCGACGAACAGCAACCCGAACGCTTAAGCGAAGCGATCTCCGGCATCACGTCGCAGGGCGCACGCTTCGAATCGCCCGGAGAATTGCGCGGTCGACTCGAGGGATTCGAGATGGCGGTGCTGTCGCCAGGAATTCCGCAGACGGCAGCAGTCGTTGCGTCTGTCGCCGCGTCCGGCGTGCCCATCATCGGTGAAGTCGAACTGGCGTATCGCCTGCGTCGCGCGCCGATCGTCGCCGTCACCGGAACCAAAGGCAAGTCGACGACCACAGCGTTGATCGGGCATCTTCTCAACGCATGCGGACTGCGCGCGCGGGTCGGCGGTAACATTGGCAACGCGCTGGTCGGTGAAGTCGATGCGCCCGGCGAATACGAGTGGATCGTGGCGGAACTTTCGTCGTTTCAACTCGAGACCGTGACCACGTTTCACGCGCGCGTCGCGGTACTGCTCAACATCGCGCCCGACCACCTCGACCGCTACTCGTCGATGGACGACTACGCGCGCGCCAAATACAACGTGTTTGCCCGGCAAGATGCCCGGGACTGGTTCGTCGGGAATGTCGGCGACGCGCGCGTCGCCGGGTTGCGTGGCAACGATGAATTACGCGCGCGGCAACTGTGGTTCACGCTGTCCGATTCGTTAGAAGGCGCCGGCATGTGCGTCCGCGACGGAATGCTGATCTTCTCGCCCGGCGACGGGCGGCAGTCAACCGCGGTGGCGCGCGCCTCGTCGATGCCGCTACCGGGAGCGCATAACGTGCAGAACGCGATGGCGGCGTTACTTGCCGCGATTGCCGCCGGGTGCGATCCGGTACGCGCCGGCAGCGCGTTGGCGACTTTTGGTGGCCTGCATCACCGTCTCGAACGGATCGTCGAACGCGCGGGCGTCGCCTATGTTGACGATTCGAAGTCGACCACGCCGCACTCGACGATCGCCGCGCTGCGTAGCTTTTCCCAGCCAATCGTTTTGATTGCGGGAGGTCGAGCGAAGGGCGGCGACTTCGACGAGCTCGGACGCGAAATTCACGATCGGGTGAAAGCGTTGATTCCAATCGGCGAAGCCGGGCCGCAGATCGCGCGCGCCTCGGGCCTGCATGCCGCCCAGGCAGCGTCGATGCGCGATGCCGTCGAGCGAGCGTGCGATGCTGCAGCGCCGGGGGACGTCGTGCTTCTCTCTCCCGCTTGTGCCTCGTTCGATATGTTCGCCTCTGCCGAAGATCGCGGCGAACGCTTTGCCGAAGCCGTCGCCGGCTTGGGGGAGCGTGCGCGTGCGTAA
- the mraY gene encoding phospho-N-acetylmuramoyl-pentapeptide-transferase: MPSATTLSLTPERLFATAPLWVLLGLLVATVGGALLLPLLRRLQLRQQAYEDAPKTHAVKSGTPTMGGLVFILTTIVVAMATRAPLMFELALLVVGCGAIGLLDDALGIALGRNRGLKARTKFLATAVVAIIFLRMLAASPAFFPRNVLFHAGTWALTGPYWLWLVLGALAVTATIHAVNLTDGLDGLAAGTVVTPLAAFVAIASQTIVPAAAIGAAAGVGSCVGFLFYNRHPAKMFMGDTGSLALGALLSGVAILSGEMLLLIVIGGVFVAEAVSVILQVAYFKATGGKRILRMSPLHHHFELSGWPETKVTSRFWLASLACSIVGLAIVR, translated from the coding sequence GTGCCTAGCGCGACGACGTTATCGCTGACGCCCGAGCGTTTGTTTGCCACCGCACCGTTGTGGGTGTTGCTGGGTTTGCTCGTCGCTACCGTCGGCGGCGCCTTGCTGCTGCCGTTATTACGCCGCCTGCAACTGCGCCAGCAAGCGTACGAAGATGCGCCGAAGACGCACGCCGTCAAAAGCGGTACGCCGACGATGGGCGGGCTCGTCTTCATTCTCACGACGATCGTCGTGGCGATGGCAACGCGCGCGCCCTTGATGTTTGAGCTTGCGCTGCTCGTCGTCGGGTGCGGAGCGATCGGATTGCTCGATGACGCGCTCGGAATCGCGCTCGGCCGGAATCGCGGGTTGAAGGCGCGTACCAAATTCTTGGCGACCGCCGTCGTCGCAATTATCTTTCTGCGCATGCTGGCGGCCTCGCCGGCCTTTTTCCCACGTAACGTGCTGTTCCACGCCGGGACGTGGGCGCTGACCGGACCGTATTGGTTGTGGCTGGTTCTGGGTGCGTTGGCGGTAACCGCGACGATCCACGCCGTTAATCTTACCGACGGGCTCGACGGTCTCGCAGCCGGCACGGTTGTGACGCCGCTGGCCGCGTTCGTCGCCATCGCATCGCAGACGATCGTTCCGGCAGCTGCGATCGGCGCGGCGGCGGGCGTCGGTTCGTGCGTCGGGTTTCTGTTCTACAATCGGCACCCAGCGAAGATGTTCATGGGCGACACTGGATCGCTGGCGCTGGGTGCACTGCTGTCCGGCGTCGCGATTCTATCCGGAGAGATGCTGCTGCTGATCGTGATCGGCGGCGTGTTCGTGGCGGAGGCAGTATCCGTCATCCTTCAAGTAGCGTATTTTAAGGCCACCGGCGGCAAGCGGATTCTGCGGATGAGCCCGCTGCATCACCATTTCGAGCTGAGCGGCTGGCCGGAAACCAAAGTGACGTCGCGGTTTTGGCTGGCCTCGTTGGCCTGTTCGATCGTCGGATTGGCAATCGTTCGATGA
- a CDS encoding coenzyme F420-0:L-glutamate ligase produces the protein MSAARALAVARPELPAGLIAIPVRTPLVRPGDDPVDVVERAVTGIARPGDVIALSETALAIAQGEFVVAEHIRPSKLAYTLARRAGALATMSQPESVQLVIDRVGWWRVVYATFAQLLGRLTGRSGGFYRVLGEAISTIDGYTGTMPPFERAIVLAPRNPDAFSQSVFERLQVECTVVDANDLEKAKVLGASSGVDRDAVEKALLDNPHGNGDEQTPVVVIKWRGNGRNPCLVAAGA, from the coding sequence GTGAGCGCGGCTCGTGCGTTGGCGGTCGCGCGCCCCGAACTGCCGGCGGGATTGATCGCCATACCGGTGCGTACGCCGTTGGTGCGTCCCGGCGACGATCCGGTCGACGTCGTCGAACGCGCCGTTACCGGTATCGCGCGACCCGGCGATGTGATCGCGCTGTCCGAAACCGCGCTGGCGATCGCGCAAGGCGAGTTCGTTGTAGCCGAGCACATCCGGCCGTCGAAGCTCGCATATACGCTCGCACGCCGCGCGGGCGCGCTGGCAACGATGAGCCAACCTGAATCCGTACAACTGGTCATCGACCGCGTTGGCTGGTGGCGCGTGGTGTATGCGACGTTCGCGCAATTGCTCGGTCGCTTGACGGGACGGTCGGGCGGCTTCTATCGCGTGCTCGGGGAGGCGATTTCCACAATCGACGGCTATACCGGAACCATGCCCCCGTTCGAACGCGCCATCGTGTTGGCGCCGCGCAATCCCGACGCGTTCTCGCAGTCGGTGTTCGAACGGTTGCAGGTCGAATGTACCGTGGTCGACGCCAACGATCTCGAGAAAGCCAAGGTGTTGGGCGCTTCGAGCGGCGTCGATCGCGACGCCGTCGAGAAAGCGTTGCTCGACAATCCACACGGCAACGGCGACGAGCAGACGCCGGTGGTCGTGATAAAGTGGCGCGGCAACGGCCGCAATCCGTGTTTGGTGGCCGCCGGTGCCTAG
- the murF gene encoding UDP-N-acetylmuramoyl-tripeptide--D-alanyl-D-alanine ligase, which produces MKLPLKDVVAATGGRLIDADAAPADVIVTTDTRALQPGETFVALRGPSFDGHQFVATAVERGARMVVVEGADSVVAGTAALLVDDTRAAYLALAALARRRFDGPVIGITGSTGKTTTRAFVVQLLAPRYGARVASAPGNENNEIGVSKLLLGLDPAEHDIAVVEMGARHPGDIATLVDAATPDVGILTNVGDAHVEIMGSRERLAETKWALFSRGARAILNARDDVSLSRASMLRHEPHWFAAYDSSETIRMPGHVTAIVDGNRLIDGGGGAAVDLHVSLDIPGQHNRPNAAAAAACAIELGVDVLDVANALGKLQMPAGRFETFEMGGGWRLIFDAYNASAGGTIAALDALDDQHARRAIAVLASMAELGDESTQLHERVGAHAAKRAGVVVVTGDYADALERGAKTGAADVVRVDSNAGAARWLRENARSGDVVLLKGSRKYRLEEILEELQS; this is translated from the coding sequence ATGAAACTGCCGTTGAAAGATGTCGTCGCCGCGACCGGCGGCCGATTGATCGACGCAGACGCGGCGCCGGCGGACGTTATCGTAACCACCGACACGCGCGCTTTGCAGCCGGGCGAAACGTTCGTGGCGTTGCGGGGGCCGTCGTTCGACGGCCACCAATTCGTTGCGACCGCAGTCGAACGCGGCGCCCGAATGGTCGTCGTCGAAGGCGCCGATTCGGTCGTTGCCGGAACTGCGGCGTTGTTGGTCGACGACACGCGTGCTGCGTATCTGGCGTTGGCAGCGCTAGCGCGCCGTCGTTTCGACGGGCCGGTCATCGGCATTACCGGCAGCACGGGAAAAACGACGACCCGCGCCTTCGTCGTGCAATTACTCGCTCCGCGGTACGGCGCGCGCGTCGCATCGGCGCCGGGCAATGAAAACAACGAGATCGGTGTGAGCAAACTACTGCTAGGGCTCGATCCGGCCGAACACGACATTGCGGTCGTCGAAATGGGTGCGCGGCACCCCGGCGACATCGCGACGCTGGTCGACGCGGCTACGCCCGATGTCGGTATCCTTACCAACGTCGGCGACGCGCACGTCGAGATCATGGGCTCGCGCGAACGCTTGGCCGAAACGAAATGGGCGCTCTTCTCACGCGGCGCGCGCGCGATTCTCAACGCACGCGACGACGTTTCGCTCTCCCGCGCGTCCATGCTGAGGCACGAACCGCATTGGTTCGCAGCCTACGATTCGAGTGAAACGATTCGCATGCCCGGACACGTCACGGCGATCGTCGACGGTAACCGGCTTATCGATGGCGGCGGGGGCGCGGCGGTCGACCTGCACGTTAGCCTCGATATACCGGGCCAGCACAACCGCCCCAACGCGGCCGCAGCGGCGGCTTGCGCGATCGAATTGGGCGTGGACGTGCTTGATGTCGCCAACGCACTCGGCAAGCTACAGATGCCTGCCGGACGTTTCGAAACCTTCGAGATGGGCGGAGGCTGGCGCTTGATTTTCGACGCGTACAATGCGAGCGCCGGCGGTACGATTGCAGCGCTCGACGCGCTCGACGACCAGCACGCACGCCGCGCTATTGCCGTGCTCGCGAGCATGGCCGAACTGGGCGACGAGTCGACGCAGTTGCACGAACGGGTCGGCGCACACGCCGCGAAACGGGCGGGCGTGGTCGTCGTCACCGGCGACTATGCCGACGCGCTGGAGCGCGGCGCGAAAACCGGCGCCGCCGATGTCGTGCGCGTCGATTCGAACGCCGGCGCCGCGCGCTGGCTGCGTGAGAACGCGCGCAGCGGCGACGTGGTGTTGCTCAAGGGGTCGCGCAAATACCGGCTCGAGGAAATTCTGGAAGAGTTGCAATCGTGA
- a CDS encoding UDP-N-acetylmuramoyl-L-alanyl-D-glutamate--2,6-diaminopimelate ligase: MANRTVSLRDLANSLPIPGRIEGDPRTPITGIATDSRRVEPGALFVALRGEHNDGRAFVERAIAAGAVAILADAPVVVPSGIASVSVNDARAALSAFADTFYGRPSHALDVVGVTGTNGKTTTTHMIAAICNASGRPCGTIGTIGAFFGTRAWPLEHTTPLPNELHAVLAGMRDDGASAVAMEVSSHALALERVDDVRFRMAVLTNVTRDHLDFHQTFDAYAAAKRQLFDMAPVVAFNLDDELGARWSGELLSSGAKVVTYGTSERASVRAVDVAVRDDRTNFELDGTAFELHVSGRFNVLNALAAVTVAREFGIDDARSAAALADAQGVRGRMERIAGDGVVAVVDYAHTPDALERALEALRETTRGSLAVVFGCGGDRDRGKRSQMGAIAARDADRIYLTNDNPRSEDPRAIVDAIAAGMAGAQYTVEFDRRAAIVRAIAVAEPGDVVLIAGKGHETYQIVADRVLDFDDAAVAREALRARSAV; the protein is encoded by the coding sequence ATGGCTAACCGAACCGTCTCGCTCCGCGATCTGGCCAACTCCCTCCCCATACCCGGGCGCATCGAGGGCGATCCCCGTACTCCCATCACCGGCATCGCCACCGACTCGCGACGGGTCGAACCGGGCGCGTTGTTCGTCGCGTTGCGTGGCGAGCACAACGACGGCCGGGCGTTCGTGGAGCGCGCGATCGCCGCGGGCGCCGTCGCGATCCTAGCCGACGCCCCGGTTGTGGTGCCGTCCGGCATCGCAAGCGTATCCGTGAACGACGCGCGCGCCGCGTTGTCAGCCTTCGCCGACACATTCTACGGACGGCCGTCGCACGCGCTCGACGTGGTCGGCGTTACCGGAACGAACGGCAAAACGACGACCACGCATATGATCGCTGCGATTTGCAACGCGTCGGGGCGTCCGTGCGGGACCATCGGAACCATCGGGGCATTCTTCGGCACGCGCGCCTGGCCACTGGAGCACACGACGCCGCTTCCGAACGAGTTGCATGCGGTACTCGCTGGAATGCGCGACGACGGCGCGAGCGCGGTTGCGATGGAAGTCAGTTCGCACGCGTTGGCGCTCGAACGGGTCGACGACGTGCGCTTTCGAATGGCCGTCCTTACCAACGTGACGCGCGATCACCTCGATTTTCACCAGACGTTCGATGCGTACGCCGCCGCCAAGCGACAGCTTTTCGATATGGCTCCGGTGGTCGCGTTCAACCTCGACGACGAATTAGGCGCGCGTTGGAGCGGCGAACTGCTATCGTCCGGTGCAAAAGTTGTCACGTACGGTACGAGCGAACGAGCGTCGGTGCGCGCAGTCGACGTCGCCGTTCGAGACGATCGGACGAATTTCGAACTCGATGGGACGGCGTTCGAACTGCACGTGAGCGGTCGTTTCAACGTGCTGAATGCGCTGGCCGCGGTGACGGTGGCACGCGAGTTCGGTATCGACGACGCGCGCAGCGCCGCCGCCCTCGCGGACGCGCAAGGCGTGCGGGGAAGGATGGAGCGGATCGCGGGCGACGGAGTCGTCGCCGTCGTCGATTACGCGCACACGCCCGACGCGTTGGAACGCGCGCTCGAGGCGCTGCGCGAAACCACGCGCGGGTCGTTGGCGGTGGTCTTCGGTTGCGGCGGCGATCGCGATCGTGGTAAGCGTTCGCAAATGGGGGCGATCGCCGCGCGTGACGCCGATCGCATTTACCTAACCAACGACAACCCGCGCAGCGAGGATCCGCGTGCGATCGTCGATGCGATTGCCGCCGGCATGGCCGGAGCGCAATATACTGTGGAATTCGACCGCCGTGCGGCCATCGTGCGTGCGATTGCCGTCGCCGAACCTGGCGATGTGGTGCTGATCGCCGGCAAGGGACACGAAACGTACCAGATCGTCGCCGATCGGGTATTGGATTTCGACGACGCCGCCGTCGCCCGCGAGGCGTTGCGCGCTCGGAGTGCGGTATGA
- a CDS encoding penicillin-binding protein 2: MHQRTFARVSPVRARWLFYIWMIVAAYLTWRLYDVQVLHGAQYGREALAQRSDTVEVFARRGSIVDRNGSVLVQSMPSESVYAVPRDIADPDVAAAKLKSVIGKLTPQTIAQLHDRTSWFVWIARKVPHDEAERVRALGLSGVNLKEEETGLRVDSVGTLASTVVGFVGTDENGLDGLEYSQDALLRGRSGSVMLEADEFGHPIPFGQERVLKKADPGSTVQLTIDSYLQFVAERALFKQVSAFHALDGTAIVMDPYTGEVLALANAPDFDPNKFWKYSDDQRRDRAVMDAYEPGSTFKLVTAAAALDSRKVNLSTLFPARDAIEVGGRTIHNAEDGMAIAGGSETLGQIIQYSHNVGAAEVGLSIGGRTFYNMERRAGFGDRSAIGLPGENPGIVPPPSVWSASSLATMSFGQGVSVTPLAMARFYCAIANGGLLMQPQIVHAVYDEQGNLERTMRPHVVRRIFSQRTASELRGFLRQVVLHGTGNPSAQIEGYTTAGKTGTAQMVVDGEYRGGYYAASFIGMVPYEHPRYIVYVKVERPIGSYYGSLVAAPAFAAISRAAMLHAGIVPTASPHG; the protein is encoded by the coding sequence GTGCATCAGCGCACGTTCGCCCGCGTTTCGCCGGTTCGAGCGCGATGGCTTTTCTATATTTGGATGATCGTCGCGGCGTATTTGACGTGGCGTCTCTACGACGTTCAGGTGCTGCACGGCGCGCAATACGGCCGCGAGGCCTTGGCGCAGCGTTCCGACACCGTCGAAGTCTTCGCACGGCGCGGTAGTATCGTCGATCGCAACGGAAGCGTGCTGGTGCAATCGATGCCGTCCGAAAGTGTCTATGCCGTTCCGCGCGACATCGCCGATCCCGATGTGGCTGCCGCCAAGCTGAAGTCGGTGATCGGCAAGCTAACGCCGCAAACGATCGCGCAGCTGCACGATCGCACGTCGTGGTTTGTTTGGATCGCTCGAAAAGTGCCGCACGACGAAGCCGAGCGCGTGCGTGCCTTGGGGCTTTCCGGCGTCAACCTCAAAGAAGAGGAAACGGGACTTCGAGTCGACTCGGTGGGAACGTTGGCGTCGACCGTCGTCGGGTTCGTGGGCACCGACGAAAACGGGCTCGACGGATTAGAGTATTCTCAGGACGCGTTGCTGCGCGGCCGTTCGGGCAGCGTGATGCTCGAAGCCGACGAGTTCGGGCATCCGATTCCGTTCGGACAAGAGCGTGTGCTCAAGAAAGCCGATCCCGGATCTACCGTCCAGCTCACCATCGACTCGTATCTGCAGTTCGTCGCCGAGCGTGCGCTTTTCAAGCAGGTTTCTGCGTTTCACGCGCTCGACGGCACGGCCATCGTAATGGATCCGTACACCGGCGAAGTGCTCGCCCTCGCGAATGCACCGGATTTCGATCCGAACAAGTTTTGGAAATATAGCGACGACCAGCGGCGCGACCGCGCCGTAATGGACGCCTACGAACCGGGCTCAACCTTTAAGCTCGTCACCGCGGCGGCTGCGCTGGACTCGCGGAAAGTAAATCTCAGCACGCTCTTCCCCGCGCGCGACGCGATCGAGGTTGGCGGCCGCACGATTCACAACGCCGAGGACGGCATGGCGATCGCCGGTGGCAGCGAAACGCTCGGACAGATCATCCAGTATTCGCACAACGTCGGCGCGGCTGAAGTCGGCCTCTCCATCGGCGGCCGGACGTTCTACAACATGGAACGACGCGCGGGGTTTGGTGATCGGTCCGCCATCGGGTTGCCGGGTGAAAATCCCGGCATCGTGCCGCCACCTAGCGTTTGGAGTGCCTCGTCGCTCGCGACGATGTCGTTCGGACAGGGCGTCTCGGTAACACCCTTGGCGATGGCCCGTTTCTATTGCGCTATCGCGAACGGCGGTTTGCTGATGCAGCCGCAAATCGTGCACGCGGTATACGACGAACAAGGCAATCTGGAGCGGACCATGCGTCCGCACGTCGTGCGTCGCATCTTTTCGCAGCGTACCGCGAGCGAGTTACGCGGATTTTTACGTCAAGTCGTGTTACACGGGACGGGTAATCCAAGCGCGCAAATTGAGGGCTACACCACGGCCGGGAAAACCGGTACCGCGCAAATGGTCGTCGACGGCGAATATCGCGGCGGCTACTATGCCGCGTCGTTTATCGGCATGGTGCCCTACGAGCACCCGCGCTACATCGTCTACGTGAAGGTCGAACGGCCGATCGGTTCTTACTATGGATCGCTCGTCGCGGCGCCGGCGTTTGCGGCCATTTCAAGGGCGGCGATGCTGCACGCCGGAATCGTTCCGACGGCATCGCCACATGGCTAA
- the rsmH gene encoding 16S rRNA (cytosine(1402)-N(4))-methyltransferase RsmH, with product MTHVPVLLEPVLEWLAVVPDGIYVDATFGAGGHSQAILQRLNRGRLIVLDADPMAAERANAIGDPRLTFVQANFRELDSVLERLGVESIDGALFDIGVSSMQLDDGNRGFSFTKEAPLDMRMNAHAGQSAYDVLSTASERELADIFFHFGEERAARRIAHAIVERRSAGALPTTTTEFASLVSGVVHRPGHRERVHPATRVFQALRIAVNDELDALRDGMHAAIGRLRKAGRVVVISFHSLEDRIVKQTFRGDERLEVLTKRPVVADDTERSANARSRSAKLRAARRKAS from the coding sequence ATGACGCACGTTCCGGTTCTATTGGAGCCCGTTTTGGAATGGCTGGCGGTGGTCCCCGATGGGATCTACGTCGATGCCACATTTGGAGCGGGCGGTCACTCACAGGCGATCCTACAACGCCTGAATCGCGGCCGGCTGATCGTACTGGATGCCGACCCGATGGCGGCGGAACGAGCGAACGCGATCGGGGATCCGCGCCTGACGTTCGTTCAAGCGAACTTCCGAGAACTCGATTCGGTGCTGGAGCGGCTGGGCGTCGAGTCCATCGACGGCGCGCTGTTCGACATTGGTGTTTCGTCTATGCAGCTCGATGACGGCAATCGCGGCTTCTCCTTTACTAAGGAAGCTCCGCTGGATATGCGCATGAACGCGCACGCCGGCCAAAGTGCCTACGACGTGTTGTCCACCGCCAGCGAGCGCGAGTTGGCCGACATCTTCTTTCATTTCGGCGAAGAGCGCGCCGCGCGACGCATCGCGCATGCGATCGTCGAACGTCGCTCGGCCGGAGCGCTTCCGACCACAACCACCGAATTCGCATCGCTCGTTTCGGGCGTCGTGCACCGTCCGGGGCACCGCGAACGCGTGCATCCTGCGACCCGCGTATTTCAAGCCTTGCGAATCGCCGTCAACGACGAGCTCGACGCGTTGCGCGACGGCATGCACGCGGCGATCGGCCGTTTACGTAAAGCGGGCCGCGTCGTCGTTATTAGTTTCCACTCGCTCGAAGACCGGATCGTCAAGCAAACGTTCCGCGGCGACGAGCGGCTTGAGGTCCTCACCAAACGTCCCGTGGTCGCCGACGATACCGAGCGTTCGGCAAACGCCCGCTCGCGCAGTGCTAAACTGCGCGCAGCCCGACGGAAGGCCAGTTAA
- the mraZ gene encoding division/cell wall cluster transcriptional repressor MraZ encodes MHAELPRFTGSVEHALDDKSRLIVPARFRERLGAGFVLTIAEPDPCLALFPSVTWAGVCNRLEAAPRKPESYRRFIRHLFAHTEEVACDAQGRLLIPAALRAYAGIEREIVSVGSLTRVEIWAKERYADYSQPEEGVADFMADLGLY; translated from the coding sequence GTGCACGCGGAATTACCGCGTTTTACGGGGTCCGTCGAGCATGCTCTTGACGACAAGAGCCGGCTCATCGTGCCCGCGCGCTTTCGCGAGCGCTTGGGCGCCGGCTTCGTGCTGACGATCGCCGAACCCGACCCTTGCCTGGCGCTCTTTCCGAGCGTCACGTGGGCCGGCGTTTGCAATCGCCTCGAAGCAGCACCGCGTAAGCCCGAAAGCTACCGCCGGTTCATCCGGCATTTGTTCGCCCACACCGAGGAAGTCGCGTGCGACGCACAAGGCCGGCTCCTCATTCCCGCAGCTCTGCGCGCGTACGCGGGCATCGAGCGCGAGATCGTATCGGTCGGTTCTCTGACCCGCGTCGAGATTTGGGCCAAGGAGCGGTATGCCGATTACTCGCAACCCGAGGAGGGGGTCGCCGATTTTATGGCCGACCTCGGCTTGTACTGA